The Syntrophorhabdaceae bacterium genome has a segment encoding these proteins:
- a CDS encoding xanthine dehydrogenase family protein subunit M gives MIHDFTYLKPGTVQEALAMLTDHVDDCKIICGGQSLLIVMRQGLIVVNYLIDIKGLKELDYIKYDDKEGLKIGATTTHRSIEFSKLLKEKYPILPKMEERLASTQTRNWGTIGGNLAHADAAGDPAPVLITLGAKVKVASKKGEKVYDLGEFYTDLFESAMEHDEMIVEIQVPPMAPKTGCAYKKFNLLQNDMGVVGVAAKVTVDASGTITDARIVLGNAGVTPIRATSAEKVLIGKKPDDAIFAAAGEAAGADADPVSDIHASDDFRRHLIKVLSKRMAKQAWEQAVK, from the coding sequence ATGATACATGATTTTACGTACCTTAAACCCGGCACGGTTCAGGAAGCCCTGGCCATGCTCACCGACCACGTGGATGACTGTAAGATTATCTGCGGCGGCCAGTCACTTCTTATCGTCATGCGGCAGGGCCTTATCGTAGTGAACTACCTGATCGACATCAAGGGATTGAAAGAACTTGATTACATCAAGTACGACGACAAAGAGGGCCTCAAAATTGGCGCAACGACGACCCACAGATCCATCGAATTCTCAAAACTGCTGAAAGAGAAGTACCCGATCCTGCCAAAAATGGAAGAAAGGCTCGCCTCTACGCAGACCCGTAACTGGGGAACAATCGGCGGCAACCTTGCTCACGCCGATGCGGCCGGCGACCCGGCTCCCGTTCTCATTACTCTTGGCGCAAAAGTAAAGGTAGCATCCAAGAAGGGCGAGAAGGTTTATGATCTCGGAGAGTTCTACACCGACCTGTTCGAATCAGCCATGGAACATGACGAAATGATCGTCGAAATCCAGGTTCCTCCTATGGCCCCGAAGACCGGCTGCGCATACAAGAAGTTCAACCTCCTCCAGAACGACATGGGCGTTGTGGGTGTGGCTGCGAAAGTGACGGTCGATGCAAGCGGAACCATCACTGACGCAAGAATCGTTCTCGGTAACGCAGGCGTGACCCCGATCCGTGCGACAAGCGCAGAGAAGGTTCTCATCGGAAAGAAACCCGATGACGCAATTTTTGCAGCGGCCGGAGAAGCAGCAGGCGCCGATGCAGACCCTGTGTCCGATATCCACGCGTCCGACGACTTCAGGCGCCACCTGATCAAAGTCCTGTCTAAGCGCATGGCAAAGCAGGCCTGGGAACAGGCAGTGAAATAA
- a CDS encoding FAD-binding oxidoreductase yields MSIVKAAYNAIEQVVGAKYISEDPALCEGYRSGPGGYESGLGYERVMTTIPHAVALPKTTEDVQKIVKICNRYKVPYVPYATGFYGPRSHCHVENELLIDLKRLNDFEIDEKHFCINVGAGVIYSPIQQECLNKGAYVVIGGGGAQASAIANLLGDGWSPLSHRIGLPHRRILGTELVLPDGELVKMGSLANGDDPFWGDGPGPDLRAILRGFTGVRGCLGIVTKMAIKTLPFQPEPLVPTGISPNTGLALPTNRVKWINYQVPSKADQVKAMFEVGKAEIAGAITKVPLFWRAINKAECKEEFWQLWGKENEDTIKNFFIVRVLLIGYTSEEQMQYDENVLNDIMAECGAVPRATRPLDESWIKNADSAGMWLMCGSYVSVDYIIESLSQATTHGESYAETKKRYTPPLMPDYGDPGWFQSFECGHQGYSEFLVYWDQDEDTNGVDQFYLETSKMNIRERFYTSLLGPHQPMYLTGPMYGPNYHQWMLKIKDEFDPLWVCHPPVPLAHDEFVDRAEWMKPMKDWEAPKELPMPKW; encoded by the coding sequence ATGAGTATAGTGAAAGCAGCTTACAATGCAATAGAGCAGGTAGTCGGGGCTAAATATATCTCCGAAGATCCGGCACTGTGTGAAGGCTACCGCTCAGGGCCCGGAGGCTACGAGAGCGGTCTCGGATATGAGCGGGTCATGACCACCATTCCTCACGCGGTGGCATTACCGAAGACAACCGAAGATGTACAGAAAATCGTAAAGATATGCAACCGGTATAAAGTTCCTTACGTACCGTACGCGACAGGTTTCTATGGCCCCCGTTCACACTGCCATGTCGAAAACGAGCTTCTTATCGACCTGAAGAGACTCAATGACTTCGAAATCGACGAGAAACATTTCTGCATCAATGTCGGCGCAGGCGTGATCTACTCCCCGATCCAGCAGGAGTGCCTTAACAAAGGCGCTTATGTAGTTATCGGCGGCGGCGGCGCGCAGGCATCGGCGATCGCCAACCTGCTGGGCGACGGTTGGTCCCCTCTGAGCCACAGGATCGGCCTTCCCCACAGGCGTATTCTCGGAACTGAGCTCGTTCTGCCTGACGGCGAGCTGGTCAAGATGGGTTCCCTGGCGAACGGTGACGACCCCTTCTGGGGCGACGGACCGGGACCGGACCTGAGGGCGATACTCAGGGGTTTCACGGGAGTCCGCGGCTGTCTCGGTATCGTGACGAAGATGGCAATAAAGACCCTGCCCTTCCAGCCGGAGCCGCTCGTTCCCACGGGGATCTCTCCCAATACGGGACTTGCGCTGCCCACCAACCGCGTGAAATGGATCAACTATCAGGTGCCGAGCAAGGCAGACCAGGTAAAGGCCATGTTCGAGGTGGGAAAGGCAGAGATTGCCGGCGCCATCACGAAGGTGCCTCTCTTCTGGCGCGCTATCAACAAGGCGGAGTGCAAGGAAGAGTTCTGGCAGTTGTGGGGCAAGGAGAACGAGGATACGATCAAGAATTTCTTCATCGTCCGCGTCCTTCTTATCGGCTACACCTCGGAAGAGCAGATGCAGTATGACGAAAACGTATTGAATGACATCATGGCCGAATGCGGCGCAGTACCCAGAGCAACGAGACCCCTCGATGAGTCGTGGATCAAGAATGCCGACTCCGCGGGTATGTGGCTCATGTGCGGTTCCTACGTGTCGGTCGATTATATTATCGAGTCTCTCTCTCAGGCGACGACTCATGGCGAAAGCTATGCGGAGACCAAGAAGAGATATACTCCGCCCCTTATGCCCGATTACGGCGATCCGGGCTGGTTCCAGAGCTTCGAGTGCGGCCACCAGGGATACTCGGAATTTCTCGTCTACTGGGATCAGGATGAGGACACCAACGGCGTCGACCAGTTCTATCTCGAAACCTCTAAGATGAACATCAGGGAGCGGTTCTATACCTCCCTGCTCGGACCTCACCAGCCCATGTACCTCACGGGCCCGATGTACGGACCGAATTACCACCAGTGGATGCTCAAAATAAAGGACGAATTCGATCCTCTGTGGGTATGCCATCCGCCGGTACCTCTGGCGCATGACGAGTTTGTGGACCGCGCCGAGTGGATGAAACCCATGAAGGACTGGGAAGCCCCGAAAGAGCTCCCCATGCCCAAGTGGTAG